A single genomic interval of Bacillus sp. es.036 harbors:
- a CDS encoding sodium-dependent transporter translates to MENRAQWGTRAGFILAAVGSAIGLGNIWRFPAVAYDNGGGAFFIPYLFALLTAGIPILILEFTIGHKFRGSAPLSFFRMNKKMEWLGWWGVIVAFVISTYYAVIIAWAISYSYFSFNQSWGSDTEAFLFNDYLKLTVDPGQTGSIVPGVFLPLIAVWIITLGVLLAGVKKGIERANKIFIPTLIVLFLIIVIRAVTLPGAAEGLNAFFTPNFDSITSGSVWVAAYGQIFFSLSIAFAIMITYSSYLPKKSDITNNAFITGFGNSAFELLAGIGVFSALGFMAQQQGLSVGEVVSGGVGLAFVVFPQIINEFPALNGLFGFLFFASLVLAGLSSLISISETYVAGVSEKFGISRTKAVLIGGGISSIISILFATQGGLFFLDAADYFINQFGIAFVGLVEVVVVAWVLRELNTLESHANGISDISLKYWWKACLGVITPLVLGYMMFDLFKTNLLRQFDTPTGNYEGYSNGFILYSGWAVAGFAILVGILFSLKKWDAKVEQQKYKEVS, encoded by the coding sequence TTGGAAAATCGTGCGCAATGGGGAACGAGGGCTGGATTTATTTTAGCCGCAGTTGGATCAGCAATAGGTCTAGGAAACATTTGGAGATTTCCGGCTGTTGCTTATGACAATGGTGGCGGGGCATTTTTTATACCTTATTTATTTGCATTACTAACAGCTGGAATCCCAATTTTAATTCTTGAATTTACAATAGGGCATAAGTTCCGTGGATCAGCGCCACTTTCATTCTTTAGAATGAATAAAAAGATGGAATGGCTTGGCTGGTGGGGCGTTATTGTTGCCTTTGTTATCTCGACATACTACGCCGTTATTATTGCGTGGGCGATCTCGTATAGCTATTTTTCTTTTAACCAGAGCTGGGGTTCAGATACAGAAGCGTTCCTTTTTAATGACTATTTGAAATTGACGGTTGATCCTGGACAAACAGGTAGTATCGTACCAGGCGTATTTCTTCCGTTAATTGCTGTATGGATTATCACATTAGGCGTTCTTCTTGCCGGTGTTAAAAAAGGAATTGAGCGTGCAAATAAAATTTTCATTCCTACTTTAATTGTTCTTTTCTTAATTATTGTCATCCGAGCAGTGACGCTTCCTGGTGCTGCTGAAGGGCTAAATGCTTTCTTTACACCGAATTTTGACAGCATAACATCTGGTAGTGTATGGGTTGCTGCCTATGGACAAATCTTCTTTAGTTTATCGATTGCTTTTGCTATTATGATTACTTATTCTAGTTACTTACCTAAGAAATCAGATATTACGAATAACGCCTTTATTACTGGTTTTGGTAACTCAGCGTTCGAACTACTTGCTGGTATTGGTGTGTTCTCTGCACTAGGTTTTATGGCACAACAGCAAGGATTAAGCGTTGGTGAAGTAGTAAGCGGTGGCGTAGGACTAGCTTTCGTTGTCTTCCCGCAAATTATTAATGAGTTCCCAGCATTGAACGGTTTGTTTGGATTCCTGTTTTTTGCATCACTTGTTCTTGCTGGATTGTCTTCACTTATTTCCATTTCAGAAACGTACGTTGCAGGGGTTTCCGAGAAGTTTGGAATTTCTCGTACAAAAGCTGTATTAATTGGTGGAGGAATTTCTTCCATTATCTCAATTTTATTTGCGACTCAAGGCGGCTTGTTCTTCTTAGATGCAGCGGATTACTTCATTAACCAGTTCGGTATTGCATTTGTTGGTCTTGTAGAAGTAGTTGTAGTGGCTTGGGTGCTTCGTGAGCTTAATACGCTTGAATCACATGCAAATGGCATTTCAGATATTTCGCTGAAGTACTGGTGGAAAGCTTGTCTTGGTGTCATTACTCCGCTAGTACTTGGATACATGATGTTTGATCTGTTTAAAACGAATCTTCTTCGTCAATTTGATACGCCTACTGGTAACTATGAAGGTTACTCAAACGGCTTTATCCTTTATAGCGGCTGGGCTGTCGCAGGGTTCGCCATTCTGGTTGGAATTCTATTCAGCCTAAAGAAATGGGATGCGAAAGTAGAGCAGCAAAAGTATAAGGAGGTAAGCTAA
- a CDS encoding methionine/alanine import family NSS transporter small subunit, with the protein MGGSAIFMMIVGMVIIWGGLAASILNAVRVSKKQ; encoded by the coding sequence ATGGGGGGTAGCGCGATCTTTATGATGATTGTTGGAATGGTCATTATCTGGGGAGGACTTGCAGCAAGTATTCTTAATGCTGTTAGAGTCTCAAAAAAACAATAA
- a CDS encoding sulfite exporter TauE/SafE family protein, with translation MLMWILLFIIGLAAGTIGSLVGLGGGIIIVPVLLIIDQYTNWLPVLSPQKIVGSSIVVLVAIGLSSTLAYMKKKSVDYKSGALFFLGSGPGAILGAWLNKFIQVDYFSIYFGVFMVLVSILLMVRNRLRPMKLNGQFQRSYTDSDGVQVNYTFSALAAVIVSFVVGVISGLFGIGGGSLMVPAMILLFGFPTTVAVATSMFMIFLSSITGTLTHLALGNIQWFLLLGLIPGAWIGAKCGSFINQKLSDKTIVVILRWMLIIVGVRLIWQGTMG, from the coding sequence ATGCTGATGTGGATACTGTTATTTATCATTGGTCTAGCTGCTGGTACGATTGGTAGCCTAGTAGGTCTTGGCGGGGGCATTATTATCGTCCCTGTGCTTCTCATTATTGACCAGTACACAAATTGGCTTCCAGTCTTATCACCACAAAAAATTGTCGGAAGCTCAATCGTTGTCCTCGTCGCCATAGGCCTTTCTTCTACCCTCGCATATATGAAAAAGAAAAGCGTGGATTATAAAAGTGGCGCTCTTTTTTTTCTAGGCAGTGGTCCAGGAGCGATTCTGGGGGCATGGCTGAATAAATTTATACAGGTTGATTATTTTTCCATTTATTTTGGGGTATTTATGGTGCTTGTTTCCATATTATTAATGGTAAGGAACCGTTTACGTCCGATGAAGTTGAATGGGCAATTTCAACGCTCGTATACGGATTCAGATGGAGTGCAAGTAAACTATACCTTTTCTGCTCTTGCAGCTGTGATAGTTTCGTTCGTTGTTGGCGTCATTTCCGGTCTTTTTGGAATAGGTGGCGGGTCTCTCATGGTACCGGCGATGATTCTCTTATTTGGATTTCCGACAACAGTTGCGGTTGCGACCTCGATGTTTATGATATTTCTTTCAAGTATAACAGGTACCCTGACGCATTTAGCGCTTGGTAACATTCAGTGGTTTTTACTACTCGGATTAATTCCAGGGGCCTGGATTGGAGCAAAGTGCGGCTCGTTTATTAACCAGAAACTTTCGGACAAAACCATCGTTGTGATTTTAAGATGGATGTTAATTATAGTCGGTGTCCGGCTTATCTGGCAGGGAACGATGGGGTAA
- a CDS encoding YunC family protein: MITMTPIMIDGHPFTAVSMQLPKTNFLAVMNENGYIMCGALDIALLNEKLSDRKIIAGRAVGVRSIDQLLDAPLESVTLEAEARGIKIGTKGRDAMLKMM; the protein is encoded by the coding sequence GTGATCACTATGACACCAATCATGATTGATGGTCATCCGTTTACAGCAGTTAGTATGCAGCTTCCAAAAACAAATTTTCTAGCGGTCATGAATGAAAATGGCTATATCATGTGCGGCGCACTGGATATTGCCTTGCTTAATGAGAAGTTAAGTGACCGGAAGATTATTGCAGGAAGAGCTGTAGGCGTAAGGTCGATTGATCAGCTGCTTGATGCCCCACTTGAATCTGTTACGCTTGAAGCAGAAGCGCGAGGCATTAAGATCGGCACAAAGGGCAGAGATGCCATGCTTAAGATGATGTGA
- the sufU gene encoding Fe-S cluster assembly sulfur transfer protein SufU has protein sequence MSFNNLDQLYRQVIMDHYKNPRNKGELEEGALKINMNNPTCGDTIQLQLKVDDGKISDAKFIGEGCSISLASASMMTQSVKGLEVDQALKLSGIFSDMMQGKEYDEEDFDLGDIEALQGVSKFPARIKCATLSWKAMEKGFKEQDEA, from the coding sequence ATGTCTTTTAATAATCTAGACCAGTTATATCGACAGGTCATTATGGATCATTATAAAAACCCAAGAAATAAAGGGGAGCTTGAAGAAGGCGCCCTTAAAATAAATATGAATAACCCTACATGTGGAGATACGATTCAGCTTCAGCTGAAAGTAGATGATGGGAAGATTTCGGATGCGAAGTTTATTGGAGAAGGTTGCTCTATAAGCCTGGCATCAGCGTCGATGATGACACAGTCAGTCAAAGGACTTGAAGTTGATCAGGCCTTAAAACTATCGGGGATTTTCTCAGATATGATGCAGGGGAAAGAGTATGACGAAGAGGATTTCGATCTTGGTGACATTGAAGCACTACAAGGTGTTTCGAAGTTCCCGGCTCGAATCAAATGTGCAACACTCTCTTGGAAGGCAATGGAGAAGGGTTTTAAGGAACAGGATGAGGCTTAA
- the yunB gene encoding sporulation protein YunB, translated as MFRTRRKFFRKGPLPFRYVFVISFLLFIFMTVQGLWIVEKGIKPTLIEIARTETNRIATIAINEAINQKMAEEVDNYQDSLIKEVTDNEGKLVRVQINQRAVTQVLAQSTEKVQRFLKSVEDGTLDYWAEQNGVELEVDDQTSLDNGIIHYIPIGQAFDNTLLANMGPKVPVRFTAIGEVKSDYKSTIEPVGINNISVDIRVHIEVKVKIVIPFATDSDVVTTDIPVLLTIIPGEVPNFYNNGSEGGLPTPSIQIDDME; from the coding sequence TTGTTTCGAACTCGTAGAAAATTCTTTAGAAAGGGGCCGCTTCCCTTTCGTTATGTGTTTGTCATCTCCTTCCTACTATTCATTTTTATGACGGTCCAGGGGCTATGGATCGTTGAAAAAGGAATAAAGCCTACACTGATTGAAATTGCCCGTACCGAGACGAATCGGATCGCAACAATAGCGATTAACGAAGCCATTAATCAGAAGATGGCTGAAGAAGTAGATAATTATCAAGATTCGTTAATAAAAGAAGTGACTGACAATGAAGGAAAGTTGGTGCGAGTTCAGATCAATCAAAGGGCAGTTACTCAGGTGCTTGCGCAATCAACGGAAAAAGTACAGCGATTTCTAAAAAGTGTGGAAGACGGAACGTTAGATTACTGGGCGGAACAAAATGGTGTGGAGCTTGAAGTGGATGATCAAACATCGTTGGATAATGGGATCATTCATTATATTCCAATTGGTCAGGCGTTTGATAACACGTTACTTGCCAATATGGGACCAAAAGTTCCTGTGCGTTTCACAGCGATCGGTGAAGTGAAGTCTGATTATAAAAGTACAATTGAACCAGTTGGTATTAATAATATTTCTGTCGACATTCGGGTTCACATTGAAGTGAAAGTAAAAATCGTTATCCCATTTGCTACGGATTCTGATGTGGTGACGACGGATATTCCCGTTTTGTTAACGATTATTCCAGGTGAAGTACCAAACTTCTATAACAATGGTTCAGAAGGTGGGTTACCTACTCCATCTATTCAAATTGATGATATGGAATAA
- a CDS encoding DUF72 domain-containing protein codes for MIYIGVTGWGDHDDLYPPGVKSNEKLSIYGSHFPTVEVDSSFYAVQPARNFQKWADETPEGFRFVVKAYQGMTGHQRGDIPFESRDEMFQAYKESLRPLQKAGKLAMVLFQFPPWFDVNKENVNILRDCKERMGDIPCAVEFRHQSWYHEAFREKTLSFLEAEGFIHTICDEPQAGEGSVPLVMETIHKDHVLVRLHGRNTNGWTNPGNRHNWREVRYLYDYNEEELLEWKERILELEKECKDVFILFNNNSGGHAANNAKWMIQMLGIEYTNLNPKQLDLFDL; via the coding sequence ATGATTTACATAGGTGTAACAGGATGGGGCGATCATGATGATCTATACCCACCAGGTGTAAAAAGCAATGAAAAACTTTCGATATATGGTTCACACTTTCCTACTGTTGAAGTCGATTCGTCTTTTTATGCGGTGCAACCGGCTAGAAACTTTCAAAAATGGGCTGATGAAACGCCAGAGGGCTTTCGTTTTGTTGTGAAAGCTTATCAGGGAATGACGGGTCATCAAAGAGGAGATATTCCTTTTGAGTCGCGTGATGAAATGTTTCAAGCGTATAAGGAATCGCTTCGCCCGCTTCAAAAAGCAGGAAAGCTTGCGATGGTGCTATTTCAATTTCCACCATGGTTTGACGTGAACAAAGAAAATGTGAACATCTTGAGAGACTGCAAAGAGCGGATGGGAGACATTCCATGTGCTGTCGAATTTCGGCATCAGTCTTGGTATCATGAAGCATTTCGTGAGAAGACGCTGAGCTTTCTAGAAGCGGAAGGATTTATTCATACCATATGCGATGAACCTCAGGCAGGAGAAGGATCCGTTCCATTAGTGATGGAAACCATACATAAGGATCACGTTCTTGTGCGTCTTCACGGAAGAAATACGAATGGATGGACGAACCCAGGGAATCGTCATAACTGGCGAGAAGTGCGTTACCTGTATGATTATAATGAAGAAGAATTGCTTGAATGGAAAGAGCGAATCCTAGAATTAGAAAAAGAATGCAAAGATGTGTTTATTTTATTTAACAATAACTCAGGTGGTCACGCTGCTAATAATGCAAAGTGGATGATTCAAATGCTTGGAATTGAGTATACGAATTTAAATCCTAAGCAACTTGATCTTTTTGACCTGTAA
- a CDS encoding M23 family metallopeptidase: MRKYSFLILVLFFLIPATVFSAEVDEDKLRNERMMLFHKMEAVTQVPWYLYAGIDQYERSIRRSQKDIPREKGAVAIYIAPEKWTGAANPNKEDTSTESISFFGGIGLDGNGDGKAERTNDEDLLYTIGDFLQKYGTSFEDLQIGLWDFYHRDQAVRTITSNSAVYKRFETLKLDKHAFPVPLHANYSYRSTWGDRRGWGGLRIHEGTDIFASYGVGVKATSYGTVETKGWNEYGGWRIGIRDIDGNYHYYAHLNGFEKGIEKGSVVQPGEIIGYVGSSGYGPKGTAGKFPPHLHYGIYKDNGRTEWSYDPYPSLRLWERQERARKKS; this comes from the coding sequence TTGAGAAAATACAGTTTTCTTATCCTTGTTCTTTTCTTTCTCATACCAGCTACTGTTTTTTCTGCTGAAGTAGATGAAGATAAATTAAGGAACGAACGCATGATGCTGTTTCATAAGATGGAAGCCGTCACGCAAGTTCCTTGGTATCTTTACGCCGGAATTGATCAATATGAACGAAGCATTAGGCGATCTCAAAAAGATATTCCTCGTGAAAAAGGAGCTGTAGCCATTTACATTGCCCCAGAAAAATGGACGGGCGCAGCAAATCCGAATAAGGAAGATACAAGCACAGAGTCGATTTCGTTTTTTGGCGGCATTGGACTTGATGGGAACGGTGATGGTAAAGCAGAGCGAACGAATGATGAAGATCTTCTTTATACGATTGGTGACTTCTTGCAAAAATACGGAACTTCGTTCGAAGACCTACAAATTGGATTATGGGACTTTTATCACCGCGATCAGGCGGTTCGAACCATTACAAGCAATAGTGCTGTTTACAAAAGATTCGAAACGCTAAAGCTAGATAAACATGCCTTTCCAGTCCCTCTGCACGCTAACTACAGCTATCGAAGCACGTGGGGTGACCGACGTGGTTGGGGAGGCCTTCGCATTCATGAAGGAACAGATATTTTTGCTTCTTATGGTGTTGGCGTTAAAGCCACAAGTTATGGAACTGTTGAAACAAAAGGATGGAATGAATACGGTGGTTGGCGGATTGGTATCCGGGACATTGATGGGAATTACCACTACTATGCACACCTAAACGGTTTTGAAAAAGGGATTGAGAAGGGAAGCGTTGTTCAGCCTGGTGAAATCATTGGCTACGTTGGTAGCTCAGGATATGGCCCTAAAGGAACAGCCGGGAAATTTCCACCGCACCTGCATTACGGCATTTATAAAGATAATGGAAGGACAGAATGGTCATATGATCCATATCCTTCTTTACGACTTTGGGAACGCCAGGAAAGAGCGCGAAAAAAATCCTAA
- the sufB gene encoding Fe-S cluster assembly protein SufB, whose product MAKKMPEVGEYQYGFSDKDVSIFRSERGLTPEIVKEISRMKDEPQWMLDFRLKSLEHFYSMPMPQWGGNLADLDFDEITYYVKPSEKSERSWDEVPEEIKATFDKLGIPEAEQKYLAGVSAQYESEVVYHNMQEDLENMGIVFKDTDTALKENEDLFREYFAKTIPPTDNKFSALNSAVWSGGSFIYVPKGVKVDTPLQAYFRINSENMGQFERTLIIADEGSSVHYVEGCTAPVYTTNSLHSAVVEIIVKKDAYCRYTTIQNWANNVFNLVTKRAVAEENATMEWIDGNIGSKLTMKYPAVILKGEGARGMTLSIALAGKGQHQDAGAKMIHLAPNTSSTIVSKSISKQGGKVTYRGIVHFGRKAEGARSNVECDTLIMDNESTSDTIPYNEILNDNISLEHEAKVSKVSEEQLFYLMSRGVSEEEATEMIVMGFIEPFTKELPMEYAVEMNRLIKFEMEGSIG is encoded by the coding sequence ATGGCTAAAAAAATGCCTGAAGTTGGCGAATACCAATATGGTTTTAGTGATAAAGACGTTTCGATTTTCCGCTCAGAGCGCGGGCTGACTCCTGAAATTGTGAAAGAAATTTCTCGCATGAAGGATGAACCTCAGTGGATGCTTGATTTCCGCTTAAAATCACTTGAGCATTTCTACAGCATGCCAATGCCTCAATGGGGCGGAAACCTTGCTGATCTTGATTTTGATGAAATTACGTACTACGTAAAGCCTTCTGAGAAGTCTGAACGTTCATGGGATGAAGTACCAGAAGAAATCAAAGCAACATTTGATAAGCTTGGTATTCCTGAAGCGGAGCAAAAATACCTTGCGGGTGTTTCTGCACAGTACGAATCTGAAGTTGTGTATCACAATATGCAAGAAGACCTTGAGAACATGGGGATTGTCTTTAAAGATACCGATACGGCTCTTAAAGAAAACGAAGATCTTTTCAGAGAATACTTTGCGAAAACAATTCCTCCAACGGATAACAAGTTCTCTGCACTTAACTCGGCTGTATGGTCAGGTGGATCGTTTATTTACGTACCTAAAGGCGTGAAAGTTGATACACCGCTACAAGCCTATTTCCGTATTAACTCTGAGAACATGGGACAGTTTGAGCGTACGCTTATTATTGCGGATGAAGGCTCTTCTGTGCATTACGTTGAAGGGTGTACAGCACCTGTTTATACAACAAACTCTCTACACAGTGCGGTTGTTGAGATTATCGTTAAGAAAGATGCATACTGCCGTTATACGACGATTCAAAACTGGGCGAATAACGTGTTTAACCTAGTAACGAAACGTGCCGTTGCGGAAGAAAATGCAACAATGGAATGGATCGATGGTAACATCGGATCTAAGCTTACAATGAAGTATCCAGCTGTTATCTTGAAGGGTGAAGGTGCTCGCGGTATGACACTTTCTATTGCTCTTGCAGGTAAAGGGCAGCATCAGGATGCAGGCGCTAAAATGATTCATTTAGCACCTAACACGTCTTCAACGATCGTGTCGAAGTCGATTTCGAAGCAGGGCGGTAAAGTTACGTACCGTGGTATCGTACACTTTGGCCGTAAAGCTGAAGGCGCTCGTTCAAACGTTGAGTGTGATACGCTCATCATGGATAACGAGTCGACTTCTGATACAATTCCTTACAATGAAATCCTAAACGATAACATTTCACTTGAACACGAAGCGAAAGTATCGAAGGTTTCTGAAGAGCAGCTCTTCTATCTTATGAGTCGTGGTGTATCTGAAGAAGAAGCAACTGAAATGATCGTAATGGGCTTCATCGAGCCATTTACGAAAGAACTACCTATGGAATATGCTGTTGAAATGAACCGTCTCATTAAATTTGAGATGGAAGGTTCAATCGGTTAA
- a CDS encoding bifunctional metallophosphatase/5'-nucleotidase, with protein MTSRTLQFYYTNDLHSHFENWSKVSSYLKEKKRMHELQGTPYLLLDLGDHSDKVHPMTEGMVGKGNVQLLNDLQYDYATIGNNEGITFSKKELEALYTEASFEVLVANLYHQDGTRPAWAAPYKIHELNGVKVGIIGVTIPYEQFYSLLGWKIDSPYDFLQAMIDEVRQQSDVVVLMSHMGLGNDEQMAREMNGIDIIIGAHTHHVLKHGMLVEDTLITQAGKNGNYVGEVTVCIDMDTREITDKEAYAISVRNRKEDRPTFEMIQRLSIEAQSMLEEVVCRLEQPLESEWFQRSVLADELAAALREWCHADIGMINAGMLLDGLSEGHVSREDLHRICPHPVNPCKVILRGSELREIISHAMSDEIVNLSFKGLGFRGEVMGIMAFDGLEVTTVEMEDGLRHVTDVLHNGHPLISDQEYAVATADMFTFGKFYPQMKHAKKKYYLPEMLRDLLAWRLENRH; from the coding sequence TTGACTTCTAGAACATTACAATTTTATTATACGAACGATCTTCACAGTCATTTCGAAAACTGGTCCAAGGTGTCGTCTTATCTCAAAGAGAAGAAGCGCATGCACGAGCTTCAAGGCACACCCTACCTCCTTCTCGATTTAGGGGACCATTCTGACAAGGTGCATCCAATGACTGAGGGAATGGTTGGAAAGGGCAACGTTCAGCTGTTGAATGATCTTCAATACGACTACGCCACAATTGGCAATAATGAGGGCATTACGTTTTCAAAAAAAGAGCTTGAAGCGCTGTATACTGAAGCTAGTTTTGAGGTGCTTGTGGCGAATCTCTATCATCAAGATGGCACAAGACCCGCATGGGCGGCCCCTTATAAAATTCATGAGTTAAATGGTGTGAAAGTGGGGATCATTGGCGTTACGATTCCGTATGAGCAATTTTACTCGCTATTAGGTTGGAAAATCGATTCGCCATATGATTTTCTACAAGCTATGATTGATGAAGTTCGTCAACAATCAGATGTTGTCGTGCTGATGTCTCATATGGGACTAGGCAATGACGAACAAATGGCACGAGAGATGAATGGCATTGATATTATTATCGGTGCTCATACCCATCATGTATTGAAGCATGGGATGCTTGTAGAGGACACGCTCATTACACAGGCAGGCAAAAACGGGAATTACGTTGGAGAAGTGACCGTTTGCATCGATATGGACACAAGGGAGATTACGGATAAAGAGGCTTATGCGATTTCAGTTCGAAATCGGAAAGAAGATCGTCCAACTTTTGAAATGATTCAACGATTAAGTATAGAAGCGCAATCGATGCTAGAAGAAGTTGTCTGTCGACTTGAGCAACCTCTTGAATCTGAGTGGTTTCAACGGTCGGTTTTAGCGGATGAATTAGCCGCTGCCCTTCGAGAATGGTGTCATGCAGATATTGGCATGATTAATGCAGGTATGCTTCTTGATGGATTATCAGAAGGTCACGTCTCACGAGAAGATCTCCACCGTATTTGTCCTCATCCCGTAAACCCTTGTAAAGTGATCTTAAGAGGAAGTGAGTTACGCGAAATCATTTCCCACGCCATGTCAGATGAAATCGTGAACTTAAGTTTTAAAGGACTAGGATTCAGAGGAGAAGTGATGGGGATCATGGCATTCGACGGTCTTGAAGTGACGACGGTTGAGATGGAAGACGGACTTCGTCATGTCACTGACGTTCTTCATAATGGTCATCCACTCATATCTGACCAAGAATATGCCGTGGCCACAGCTGATATGTTCACGTTTGGTAAATTCTATCCACAAATGAAGCACGCAAAGAAGAAGTATTATCTTCCTGAAATGCTTCGTGATCTTCTTGCCTGGCGTCTTGAGAATAGGCATTAA
- a CDS encoding Na+/H+ antiporter NhaC family protein, giving the protein MENSILSIIPPLIALLMVVVTRKVLPSLGVGIILGALMINNWSVPGSLNEIYTIVKGIFIDSESGGLNTWNMYIIFFLLLLGMMTAFISMSGGSRAFGEWAMKRVKTRVGAQLVTAVFGIIIFIDDYFNSLAVGNVSRPITDRHNVSRAKLAYIIDSTAAPMCIISPISSWGAYIIALIGGVLATHSITGVGALEAFIRMIPMNLYALFALAMVFFVSYFDINLKAMKVHEDRAQKTGEVLDPNQGAVPGQTTGLPESKKGKVADLAWPIIMLIAGTVAFMIITGIQAVSGTDTAVTALSIFENTDVAASLLYGGLIGLATSLIFFFMKRMGGAVLGKGIWEGIKSMLPAVYILFFAWTLIEIIGSLGTGKYLAGLVNDHIMIGFLPAILFLLAGVMAFATGTSWGTFGIMLPIAGEIAAATDPTYMLPVLAAVLAGAVFGDHCSPISDTTILSSTGAGSHHIDHVMTQLPYALLVAGISLLGYLVLGFTGSVIIGFIVTAIFFGILAFILKTKYANRPVEAAK; this is encoded by the coding sequence ATGGAGAATTCAATTCTATCCATTATTCCACCGCTCATAGCTTTGCTAATGGTAGTGGTGACAAGGAAAGTGCTTCCTTCACTTGGAGTGGGCATTATTCTTGGTGCACTTATGATCAACAATTGGAGTGTGCCAGGATCATTAAATGAAATTTATACAATCGTGAAAGGGATTTTTATTGATTCCGAGAGCGGTGGCTTAAATACTTGGAACATGTACATTATTTTCTTCTTACTTTTATTAGGAATGATGACAGCCTTTATCTCGATGTCAGGTGGAAGTCGTGCCTTTGGTGAATGGGCGATGAAACGCGTCAAAACAAGAGTTGGCGCACAGCTTGTAACAGCCGTATTTGGTATTATTATTTTTATTGATGATTACTTTAATTCGCTAGCCGTTGGTAATGTGAGTCGACCGATTACGGACAGGCATAATGTATCAAGGGCAAAACTTGCTTATATTATTGACTCCACAGCAGCACCGATGTGTATTATTTCCCCGATTTCAAGCTGGGGTGCTTATATTATCGCACTTATTGGTGGCGTACTAGCAACACATAGTATTACAGGCGTTGGCGCATTAGAAGCGTTTATCAGAATGATTCCAATGAACTTATACGCTCTCTTTGCTCTAGCCATGGTTTTCTTTGTGAGTTATTTTGATATCAACTTAAAAGCAATGAAGGTTCATGAAGATCGTGCCCAGAAGACTGGAGAGGTTCTCGATCCCAATCAAGGTGCCGTACCTGGTCAAACAACGGGTCTTCCTGAAAGTAAAAAAGGAAAAGTAGCAGATCTTGCATGGCCGATCATCATGCTGATTGCAGGAACTGTGGCGTTTATGATTATCACAGGCATTCAGGCGGTGAGCGGAACAGATACAGCAGTAACCGCTTTGTCGATTTTTGAAAACACGGATGTTGCCGCATCGCTTCTATATGGTGGATTAATTGGGCTTGCAACATCTCTCATTTTCTTCTTTATGAAACGAATGGGCGGTGCCGTGCTTGGTAAAGGAATATGGGAAGGAATTAAGTCAATGCTTCCGGCGGTATACATTCTTTTCTTTGCGTGGACGCTAATTGAGATTATTGGAAGTCTTGGAACAGGAAAGTATCTTGCAGGTCTAGTAAATGACCACATTATGATCGGCTTCTTGCCTGCCATATTATTCTTGCTTGCAGGAGTAATGGCCTTTGCAACAGGTACGTCATGGGGAACATTTGGCATCATGCTTCCAATCGCGGGGGAGATTGCTGCGGCAACCGATCCTACTTACATGCTGCCAGTTCTTGCAGCTGTCCTTGCCGGAGCTGTATTCGGTGATCATTGTTCACCGATCTCAGATACAACCATTCTTTCTTCCACAGGGGCAGGAAGCCATCATATCGATCATGTGATGACTCAGTTGCCTTATGCCTTGCTCGTAGCAGGAATATCATTGCTTGGCTACCTTGTTTTAGGATTTACAGGTAGTGTGATTATTGGATTCATTGTAACAGCCATTTTCTTTGGAATTCTCGCTTTTATCCTGAAAACAAAATATGCCAACAGACCGGTTGAAGCGGCAAAATAA